ctacccctaccctccccgtacactatccctttcctacccctatcccacccgtacccctatctcacgcctatcctacccctaccctaccacttccctatcctacccgtacctctaccctaccactaccctacctctacccctaccctaccactaccctaaacccggccctaaacctaccctacccctaccctaccctgtaacttctctatcttactcctacccttagcaaaatcggttcagtccttcgagagtggtggtatgaccaagagaaatagagacttctatgctaataatataaagaggtaaagttcgtgtggttgtaggaggtaatctctggaactactggaccgatttggaaaattgttttaccaatagaaagctacgttatttgcgagtgtcataggctatgtttgatcccaaTATTCacgcgggaacgggaactacgtaaatgaaagcaccgggcgtcatatagcggaatttctgcgtcttttagaaattttgtattatctccgaaactatttaagtaattaacatactgtaaagggcaaatcttatctccataatatccttgtgattattaaataatttattttaataaggattaaagtttagttgtataaataatgacgtaaacctaagtatataaaattaataatttttaaaacacaaaaggtactatatctgctaatatatagaagatagatatatggtgtcgcggatttttttgtagaacttttgaagatacataaagtctccatacattaatttcaattttacacaatagttaaggcagcgcatgcgaataagtctgtttaagaggattttcagtccgacctgtatgacaaaaactgtgataactcggctaatatatatgataccaatataaaatatagcctatagcactccccgataatgtagcattctactggtgaaagaatttttaaaatcggaccagtagttccgaagattaccccatttaaaaaatgtgacaaacttacaaacttacaaactttacctctttataatattagtatagataatatagcaaggtttttttaattgaaattcgTTATTAATAATTGCAAGCTTGAGCTACAATTTCAGGTCATCGTTAACAAAGGTGGCAATTTTAGTAAGAACTACGAAGTTGCAAAAACcacaataatacaataaattgaGCAACAATGTtctagtttaaattttaattgcgactaaaataaaaatgtttgccgCGATTTCTTTTCCTCTTAGTTCAGATATGTAAaagtagttaattaaaaatataccgaGAGTAGGTCGTATACACCTAGCCAagctataattaatttaatataaaaaaggatgttttttagttttttccaTACCGAATATGATTTAAAAACCCTTTTCGTTCCATTAACACAgaggtgaaggtcgtttcttgTATTAGAACATATTTtctttataggtatatttttgttaCCTCCATAATCACACATTAATATCCTTAAGATCCTAAGTTAcaagttttagtttaaaattgaaattcaacCATTCACAATGACTTTGGTAATTAAATAGCTATTTATCATTTTAGGTTAATTGCATGTTAGCCCAAAATAACACTTCGTTggaatatttacataaattcgTCGCATATTGTACTAACTCACAAACTACTTTTAGTTATATCACTTTAGTTAGTTGTTtcctataatattaaataaaataagagtaaaataagtatttgttCGAAATTACAATATTCATGACAAATGAAATGAATATCTGAATTTCTGAATGACTTCAGAAAGATATAAGATATAACTCATCCCTTTAACATCTTTACTAATTTTAGTGACAATATTTACACTAATTTTAGTTGGAAagacattaaaatgtatttaacttTACAAGTTCATTTGCAAATGAATATATGACTTCTCAAAGCTGTAACTAATAGCTTGGCACCTTCGCAAATTTTAGTGACAGATTGTTTTAGTGTTTTAGTTATTACTCTAACATTGcaaatatacctatacctacattttctataggtataggtatattcctatatagggttgccaaccgtactatagtattgtactatattttgggtctgcgtacctactatatactattaaagaaatatataatacgcaaaaatactatattttcaacactgaaatttaacaaacaaatctttaattttgaactttatttaacATTACTTTTCGGCAGACAAAAGCATATTATCGAATTTCGTACTTCAAgcaaaagataaaaaaagaaatatgcaATAAATTCAAtcataaacgtttttttttttcacttattccgtaaaatactatattttctcttatagctaaatctgaaaaaatactatatttttctcaaaaaatgttggcaaccctattcCTATACCTCCTCCTATATAACCAAATACAGGTTAATAATTAGAATTATTAACTTGTGTTTAATTGCAAATGGATCTACGTCCATAAAGCTATAACAAATAGCTCAATTTGGGTGATGTAACGCATCATGCATcaaagcttttatatttttgacatGTCTgctttgtacctacctacatgtaGTCTATTTGATCTGTGCTTACCCTGGCTAATAACCACTGTACTCGCCATTAAGGCATACAGATTATGTTTAACAAGTTGCCATTAGGGGTTCGACTACTCACCATTAAGTGTCACAATATATACTAAGTTTCTACTGTCAACATATTTTCGACGTCTgcgcggatctcttcattttcGGCGAGTTTGGCAGCACTTCTGGTAATTCCGTCACCTTCTGGATCGTGAAGTCGGGTAGGTCGGATTCCATTTCGTCGGAATGCAGTGGAATCCAGACTGTGCCGCCTAGTTCGGCTTCTTTACCCCCCtgaaatacaatattttgaaaTGTATAACAAGCAGACATCCTTCCATTCCCGTGAGAAGTCGGGGATAAAATTATAAGATGACGGATATCAGTGACAGATGTACTATCATTTTGcggtagaggaaacacatcgAGCAGTCGCAGgacttgggtgtaggtttaaagggtCAGAATGCATTAAACTCAACCCTGACTGACGGACATGTTTTCCATGCCCacattatacaattttaaaaaccccCAAACCACAAATGGTTATcacattaaaatagttttagcagactccgaagtaaattacaaaactaagaaaaccaatgtcgaacaaaggtgaatgattcacaatatttgtcaggacaacttaattaacaaattaaactgtaaccaaaataagaccctagaatggcagactcatgaccttgagtggagtcacgcacttgtgaacgttgtgtataGGGTTAAAGTCGcttttgacagttaactaacactccccttttcaagtcactctccccgcctatccgaAGTAaccaataaagaattacacaacaagcaTACTGAAGCGGCTCTCTGGGTCCTCTACGGTTACCCTCACGGGTCACGGGGTAACAGTGATCGGGGCGTTGGCCCCTCTCTGTGATACTCGACACCGCCTGCAACGACAGGCGGGGCGCTGGGTGGGGCCTGTTTAGGTCCACGGTGTCAAGTCCGGGTTTATCAGATCCGGTGATATCTTGCCGCGTCGCGACCGAGCTCGCAAGGTGACTGAAGCGGACCGAACGACAAGCgctttatatcgcaagtcgtttccggcaaccgatcgctacccctctctaactccccactctttgcGGAAACAAGTCGCCAccagacgtcatatccgtctcagacaactatttcctacaatggTTATTTTGACAGATCTGTATGGAAGGAGTACCTTCAAGCAGTCGTAGTGACTTAAGTCTAGTCTCTAAAAAAACCTGACTTTGACAGTTTCATCACTGTATTGTTGTTGTTCGAGAAtgagcaataaaaataataccgaTTAATatccattaatttttattagcaTGACGTCATaagtaagtttttaattaattataatattaagtaggtgtATTGTAACTTGTAAAATGAAGACGCAATACTTTTGGATAAATAACCTTGAAACCAAAGCTAAAGACGCAATAAAactggtaaataaataaaattagcacTATTACGATAGTTAGACATTGTAAAGCTCGACGTCAGTAGATAGGGCACGtacaactcgacattttagacaatatttaggtattatgtcatcatcatcatcatcatcatcatcatcatcatcatcatcatcatcatcatcatcaccatcatcatcatcatcatcatcatcatcatcatcatcatcatcttcatcatcattatcatatcagccgatggacgtccactgcaggacataggccttttgtagggacttccaaacatcacgatactgagtcacctgcatccagcgaatccatgcgactcgcttgatgtcgtcagtccacctggtggagtattatgtattatgtttaaataactttcgctGTTTACTATGCGAatacatgaaattaattaaattaaacaaataggtGATGCCTAAATGTTGACCTACAAAgacgagttgtgtgttcagaaattGGGATAACTTTTTaatggtgattttgtaggtacgtaacatAACTAATAGTGTAAAACTGTTAGTTGAAATAGAGAAAAAGTTGAAATTGATCAAGCTACGTCaaataatcagaaaaaaaaaacaaaggaaaTTACCTTAATATCTGTTTCAAGCTTGTCCCCAACCATGATACAAGTCCTGGCTTCAACGCCCAACAGCTTGCAGGCCTCCAGAAAGATGTTCTGGTCGGGCTTCTCCCAGGGCAGGTCCCCGGAGACCAGCAGGCAATCGAAGTACTTCCTCAGTCCAAGGCGCTCGATCTTCTGCCACTGGGCTCGCGAGGGCCCGTTGGTGATCAGACCGAGGAGATAATCCTCCCTGTACCATTTAGCCACGGACCTTTATTGCCAGACTGTATACATGCTGACACTCAGCACGTGTGAGCTGACGTCGTCACGTAAGCTGACCCCTGACGTGACCCTTTTTAGAACTGACCCGTGACATGACATATTTAGAACTGACCTTTGACATGACCCTTTTTAGAACTGACCCTTGACATAACCCTTTTTAGAACTGACCCTTTATAGAACTGACTTCTTTTTTAGTCATTATACTATAAGGACATTTCAGTAGAGGCTCAAGACAAATTGTGGTAGTgtacacaatacaaacgacactaCTGTTTGTTTCAACTTAGGATACAGTTGATATATGACTTGATGTTTCTAATTTTGAAGTTTAATTAAGTAGTAAAAAGGTCATGCAAAAACGTATGTCTACCTATgcgatgataattattttttaaaatgataatacatttaataacGCGTCtctaactaaaaaaatagtagTGTCTCTTTTCCAATAATCTCAGTTAAAAAGACAGCGGAAGTCCGCGAATCGAATCTAATCTATATGCGTCTATGATTAGATAGGGGGAAATCCCATAATGTAATACGCGTTTAGGGGAATCCCCGGATATCAACTTCTACCAGTCAGGTTTTAACTTACGTGATGACATCTATTATATAAGAAAGAGGAACGACCCCGCACTCtttctaattattgttttaagtaATAGTGCGAGAACATTCATGAGAAGGCATGATGAACAAAACCAATTcacatataatttatttaaacgtaGTATAAATTATACGTAAACACACTTAGTAACTAATGCTAAGTTGACtatgttttgatattacttTAGATTATAGCAATTTGTCAACATaacatacttataaaataagaaTGGAGATATTCTTGACTATTATGTAATATAGGCAGAAAAGAaatttctattatttaaaatacaacagAATGTATCACTTAACTTTTGTTAGTCAGTGACGTCCGCCTCTCTCGACAGTCTAAATAGAAATGATCGCCTCGTTCATTCAAGACAAAAAAATATGCGGACTACCTTACATGTTACATGCACTTTATCGTctataatattttgttcttttatGTTCGTTTTATagcaaatttaaattgaatttagtGTCAAAATTATCTCCACAGAtcatacttattaaaatttttgaggCAATTTTATTACCTTCTCGGTGCACTCCctcatatattataaatacaattcaAACCTAAGTGTTGCGCACGCGGCGCCCAGAGTTTAGTCACTCCTTGAGCAATAACTGAACTGTTGAAAAACAAGTCATTTTATTAGCAAACATGCGTTTCAAGCCAGCCCAAACATGTTCGCAgagataaatttaattattttttgtctattaatcattaaaacaatcaaaatttataaaaaaagtacggtctaatttttttttggaaatattttttgtattttctttttgtttttttttttacctccgCAAATCTTTTGGGCTGACTTTCATGACATGAAAGTTTCAAAAAGTATTTTCATTAGATCTAAAAATTTGTAACTCGTACACAGTATTATGTGGCATGCGTTATCCAATGAGTGAAAAATGGCAGTTGAAAATGAACtcaaaattagaaatgaatgagattttttttggaaaaaaatattacgatgGACCTTGTGTGTGACCACATAACACCATGCAGACATCAATAAAGTTGTTTTAAGATTACATACAAGTTATTAATGAAATTCtgaatattcaaatttaaatctCACGTCTTTAGGTAATTTAGAATAATCTTACAACATCTTTTATTTAGTATGTATATGATAGGCAATCACTTTGAATTATTAGTATACAAACATTAAAACTTACAATTCCACAAAGAAATTGCCCCtcttaaaatatactttttattacatcaTGAAGAAATATTTAGTGTTTACATTTAGAGCGGTCGTTTGAGGCAAATATTTCTGcataacataaaaattgtataataCTGGATGTGTGCGTACCTCAATGTTTCCAATAGATGTATTACATCGGGGGTCAATgttaaataatgaaatcttAGTTTTAACCATTCCTCTGATACATGTTCTGGAACAATACAAAAAGAGTTGTTTTCAGTCATTTTAGGTAAGAGATATTgggacgggtagcagcgacagtgattgtaccgccattttgtggtagaggaaacacctcgagcaggtcccaggacttgtgacctgtGTAGGTTTAATAGATGTATGCATTGACACTCACCTCCCCATCCCCTctcatgcccacactaaacaattatttattatcaataattacaacacaaaacattattgcataaaaacactaacgcgactagcagcgtgacggtgtctacgctgaatttcgggctgagaatttaattgagaatttcttggaagacgTCCTGGGCGTTCCGTTCACTACATTATTTTTTCGAGTTTACACGTATTCttattctaccacagaacagcgagacgttATGAAAAATGGCCTCCTCTTGTTGTCGATCCAGTCGACCCACACGaatctgtgtttcctaacaacTAAAATTTGAGCTCCTTTACTGGTAACTAGCCGAGGcaaaaacctcccaccagccagacctagaccaattacgaacacctcaatcggcccattcggggattgaacccagaacctccgtcttgtaaatccaccgcgcattccactgcgccacggaggccatcaaagaACCATAAATAACCATAAGTCTATACAACCATAATGGGTAGACTCCTTACTTGGACTTTACATCACTTCCTTCCAAACACTAACGATGTAGTATGtacaacattttgttttaagttGTTACAAATATAGAAGCTACGTTGTAATGCGgtgttgattttattttgagATCTTCCACGAATCagatgaagaaaaacatcgtttgGTTTACTTATGAAATTGGGTTTGAAGAGATTCATGCTGCAAACACAAACTGCAAAATATCTTTTTcacattccacgtgggcatgatttgtatagttattaggataagttaacttaagctccttaatgtattatttctcaattaaaaaagaaatatttttcacaCATATGCTCgaatatacctacatagaatAAAGtaccgaaatatatcgatattaatatgagttaaggatttcttataaaacttagtaAGTAAATTTTACCAAACgtaaaaaacgctgtcgtccattttgtgacgtcacgaatCACGATGGAATTTGATGTAACtagaggaataaacgtcaaactaaggCAAACTATAAGGCATGtccaatttttaaccgacttcaaaaaggaggagggtctcacttcggtcggtatttttttattttgctttagtGTTTAGGAAATACACATAGACACTTAACCACAAGAAGGGAGATGTTTAGCCATCCAGCCATCAGGCTGATAGCGTTTGggttcgtattgtcaaaaaatatttaaaaattaaatcttttatgtattcatgtctcgaaaaatatgatattttattttcaatctagtagaactatAATGAACAATTcatgacattttaaaaaaaaagtcaactagcctattgtattTCCAGCTTAGAAATatcttgttatatttattaattacgtaAGCGTTTTGTATATTAAACAATATGTTTGATATACAAAACGCCTAATAATAAACCTATCagatattataaagtctatttcattattcAATGAATGAGTTAACAGGAAACATTTAGTTTTGTCGGGAGTTGACGTACCTATTGGGGGAAACCTGTGACTACAATGACTCTGCAGAAAGTAACgtgattttatgtttaaaatgtgACCTTCTTCACATTTTGAAATGGAAATTATCCAAATACTTGTAGCatctaaaagtataataataaaaaaatcatacatacagctgaacgtagaacctcctcctttttggaagtcggttaattattaCAAACTAAAGCCAACGCCCACtgacatagttcgaagataTTAAGAGGTCTtctgtaaattaaatacatttccaAAAAAACTATCAGGGGGGGATTAGTGATGCCTagaagtgatcgatactgatgccaaaaatgcagtAATCAGTAAAACTATTGTCtgtcgttaaaaaaaaactacggattttaatgaaacttggtacaattattcttcatactcctgggcaggttattcCGCTGTcgcgatcaataggagcagagcagtgaagggaaatgttgggcaaacgggagaaattactccatttttacagaaagaggtctaagagcgggcgtccgctagtctatactaatattataaagagaaaatatttgattttttgtttgttgaatTGAATATGTTCTGAAAGTACAAAACCGATTGAAAaactttcactgttggaaaggtacactatccccgagtgctaaaggctatatttttatttccgtattcctacgggaacgggaaccacgcgggtaaaaccgtgcggcgtctaTTGTTATTATGATTTAGCTAGTCATAAAACGACATTGACCTCTATGTATTAATTACGTCAAGTTGagaaaatatacctaaaaaaaTAGATAGGTTGGTAGGTACCTAGTGTTTTTTTGTATAACAGACGTCAACCCGATAAAGCTGTTTATGTAACAATTTGcaaaacaagttaaaaatagCATTTGTTCAACTAAAATGTATACCAGTACGCAATTTTATAATTCTACTGTAGCAACTACTTCTATGAAAATGGATGGCGTGATTTTTATCTAGTCTTAACGACCCACTTTAGGGCAGGAGAAGGCCTCCCTCCTTGTAAAAGAGGAGgaggatatggagtttagatcCACCACACTGCTGGTGCAAGCAATGCTGGTTGGCGACCTGAACCAAACATAAATCTTCTATAGAAAACATTTTCCTTAGACTGCGATCCCatctaatgttaagtgacgacgcAGTCAAGATTGTAGCAGGCTAacccacagaacataaaaaacGCTAAGCTGAACCCATAGAAGAGCCCTCTGACGTTTCTATGCAGCATTATTAACAACCtgtattcggcttactgttgagcacgggtctccgtttagaatgagaggggttaggccaattgtccgccacgctgacccaatgcagattagcacacttcacacacgtagagaataaagaaagtTTTCAAATATGTAGGTTCaagatgttttaccttcaccgtttgagacatgtgatattttatgtcttataatgcacataactgaaaagttggaggtgcatgctctgaagcggattcgaacctgcaccCTCAGTCATACTAACTGGGCAGTCACGGTTGCAtgcggcatcataccggaatactaaatcgcttggctgtagatacctgtacatttttttttgcctAGCTTCGTCTAGTGCCAGACCTgacccaaataaaaaaaatataaaatcataaatagATTCGAGTTAAAAATCAACAAAGTCGGATACCAACGAGTTACGTACCAACTAATCCTTTGAGGTCgtcgagatttttttaaacgatGGAACAAATCCAAGGGAGAATTTATTTATACGCTAAAATACCGACAATATATTAATGGGCCGTGAGAGACCATGATATCAGCGGCAAAAGTGTTTGAagagtattataaaaaacagGGCCAGTCCGAGTCGAACTCCAGTGAAGAGTGTTCCGTATCTGATCACAAGGAAACCGTTTACATTGTTCGGCCCAGATTTCATGGATAAACCTCGTTACAATGCCCAAATTAGtgacaatctatacttataataaatctgtagagaggtcaattctgtacatgaaatatatttccaaaataactatcagggggtgattagtgatcgatactgatgccaaaaatgcaatcagtaaaatttttgtctgtctgtctgtctgtctgtctgtaagttctttatagaaacaaaaactactggacggattttaacgaaacttggtacagttattctacatactcctggtcaggttatagtatacttttcattacgctacgatcaataggagcagagcagtgaagagaaatgttgagaaaacgggagaagttactcaattttttaagcttccgtcgcgtgtacagccttaatggttaaagctacatagaaatcatgtatgacggaaatgctctccttaaaattatctataaaaatacaacatcatatatatgtctatcttttatggttgactcacaatagcacgtgtaactcccgatagcttagcagttcggagctttctaattaaatttgtctactcttatgattataacactcatcactcatccctaactaaaaaagttaacattattacctattcaataaaaaaagaatcataaaaatcggtaaagaaacaccaaagttatacaagaaatacgctaagccatcgcgcgtgcatactaattcatgctatatggattatttttgtgtaacggttgccacgctcgacgcgactcgcggggggggggggaataaataaagaagtgcagccttaatgagtaggctaggggtagggtagggatagggtaggggtagtatagggtagggtagggtaggggtagggtagggtaggggtagggtagcggtagggcaggggtagggtagggtagggtaggggtaggggtagggtagtggtagggtagaggtagttgaaagtttataaagactttcacgcggacgtagtcgcgggcgtccgctagttattaaataaaaaagtatagttAAAGGGCTTTTTAcgtaatatattgtttttctgAAACGTGCTAGGCGCAAAATGGTCGGTCTGCTTAAATCGATTAATTGACATAAGGAAccctaaaagtaaaaaaagtgcTACCAACTGGCAATATGCCTGTAGTTCTTGGGCAGCGAGTTGTAACGTGCTGGGCACATTGTCGGTCTGCTTCAATCGATTGATTgacctacggaaccctaaacaaAGTGCTACTAACTGGCAATATGCCTGTAGTTCTTGGGCAGCGAGTTCCGCCACAGATGCGTGGGCCACTCGTCAACAGCGAAGGTGTCGTCGTCGGGCCTGGCTCGGAAGGCGCGCAGGAAGGTGGTCGCGCTCTCGCAGGCCGTCTCGCGGTGCAAGCCGTATTTGTGCTCTAGAACTTCCACCATCTGTtgacaatgatttttttattatggtatacctcaagtacctaataattaatgattttaaacttatttcgtggttgttcattatgaatgttatttaaacgggtacataccacgataaaaagacatttttaatgtcgatatttcgacccagttgcatggatcggtataggtataggtataggtatatatggggtaggttaggggtagggtaggggtagaggtatagaagggtagagtagggatacagaataagtgcacttatgtcaaaacgaagcttgaccgggtccgctagtaaagaatattGTAAAGTATGACTattttttctcagcagaacctggaTCTCTACAAAAAGACAAAActaatgtttcaaaagtgctaaactaagcctacttaaataaaagtatttataatacgTATATCTAatgaatatttgtatattttttcaagttgcACATTTAGCATTCGCATACGCATTCCTGTATCTACAATTTGCGAGCGTTACGCGTGATATATTAGACAGTTAGCATAGCAGTCAAAACATGCGCCACGGAACTGTCCATCTGTCCGGTCCAGGAATAGTCCGGGGTCGACGCACCGCACACTCCGGCACAGTGCACTCACCTGTGCCTTGGCACAGCATCGAGTTTGCAACACGACACTCTTTACTCTACTATCTGATGGACGGTAATTGTAAGAGTAGTTACTAcgaatcaaataaaatcaaaaatcatttttttcaagtaggctcagtttactagcacttttgacacgtcagttgactatttgtaaagaatctaccaccggttcggaaggcaggttctgctgacaagaaaccg
The Bicyclus anynana chromosome 21, ilBicAnyn1.1, whole genome shotgun sequence genome window above contains:
- the LOC112051376 gene encoding N-acylneuraminate-9-phosphatase, which gives rise to MDRFYEDNNDVSAIFFDLDNTLIQTRKGDSKACNKMVEVLEHKYGLHRETACESATTFLRAFRARPDDDTFAVDEWPTHLWRNSLPKNYRHIAKHVSEEWLKLRFHYLTLTPDVIHLLETLREDYLLGLITNGPSRAQWQKIERLGLRKYFDCLLVSGDLPWEKPDQNIFLEACKLLGVEARTCIMVGDKLETDIKGGKEAELGGTVWIPLHSDEMESDLPDFTIQKVTELPEVLPNSPKMKRSAQTSKIC